In the genome of Mesorhizobium sp. NBSH29, the window TCATTTTGTGAGGTTCGGAATTTTGTCAGTTCTGGGATTGGCATTCAGCTATGGTAGCGTCGTTTTAGCGCTGAAGGTGGGCGCTCCTCCGTTCGCCGCGACCATCGCGACTGCAATTTTTGTTCCTTTGCTTAGCTTCGTGATCATGAGGTATTGGGTCTTCCTCAACGACTGACGGGTACATTTTCGATCTGCCTCGAATGGCTCCAAACTCTCTGCGCGCCCGGCTGTGAAAGCCTTTTTTGGCAACCTGCCGAGCTGGCGCTTAACCATTCCCATCAAAGGACATCGTCATGAACCGCGCGAAGCTTTTCGCGGGGCTGCGTTCGCGCGGTTCCGGAGTATTTGGCACGTCCCTGTCTCAGGGGCAGGTGAACGGGATCGAGATGATTCTTGACGAGGCGATCCGCCGGCGAACACCGCTGCGGTGGTTGGCCTACATTCTAGCCACCGCCTACCACGAGACAGCCCATACCATGCAGCCGATCCGTGAGCGCGGCGGCGGAAAGTACCTGCGGTCCAAGCGCTATTACCCATGGGTTGGCGAGGGGCTTGTGCAGGTCACATGGGAAGTGAATCACCGGAAATTCGGTGCCACCAAGCCGGGCCAGATGTTGACCTGGCCGATTGCCCTTCGCGCCATCTTCGACGGGATGGAAAAGGGCATGTTCACCACCAAGAAGCTGTCGGATTATATCGTCGGCATTAAGGTCGATTATGTCGGCGCCCGACGCATCGTGAACGGGATGGATAGGGCGGATGACATCGCCGGCTATGCCAAGGCATTTGCGACGGCATTGACCGCTGCCGGCTATGGCCTCGCATCGTTCCAGCCAGCCACGCCAGCGCCCGCAAAGCCGGTCCCGGCTGGTGTGGTCCCAATACCCGCGCCAACCGCTCCAGCGTCAGCATCTGTGGCAGGGCGGGGCTTCATTCAGATCATCATCGATTTCATCCTTGGAAGGAAAAGGTAATGTGGAAGCGTATCAAAGATTTCTTCTCTCACTCGGAAACGATTTTCTGGGCGCGGCTTCAAACCGCAATCGGCGTGGTCGCAACCATCGTCACCTATGTGGAACCATCAGTGCTGGCCCCGCTTATGCCGGCTGAGTGGTCTCCGCTTCTAGTGGTGGCCAATGGCGTTTTGACCGAATGGCTGCGTCGTCGCCGGGATGAAAAGCTTTGACCTCGCTTCTGGTCACAGCCGGCGCGCTCATCGTTGCGGTGCTGGTAGCGTTCTTCAAGGGCAGTCTGTTCGGTGCGCAGAAAGAGCGGGCCAAGCAGGCCACCAAGGACAGCGCTGCAGTACGCGACCGCCTCGAGATGGACCGGGAAGCCACGGCAGCGGAACAAAAGGCCACCGGTAGAACGGATGACGAAGCAATTGCGGAGGCGATAAAATGGTCAAGGAAGCGCTGATACTCGCCCTGCTGCTGGCAGGATGCGCCACGGCACTGGCTCCTGTCGATAATCCACGTGCCGTCTGGTGCGATCATAATCAGCCGCGACGCGATGCGGTTGCTGAAACGCCGCGGTGGGTGCTGGACGAAATTAACGCTCAAAACGCCAAGGGCGTAGAATGGTGCGGGTGGAAGCCATGACCGACAAGCACTTCGGAATGGACATAGAAATGAAGATGAGCCTCGGCAATCTCATCACCATTGGGCTTCTGGTGGTGACCATCGTTACGGGCTGGGCCACCTTCCGCTCCGATCTGGCGAACGCAAAGCTGGAAATCGCCAGAAACATCGTCCGCATCGAGCGCCTTGAAACGCAGGGCGGCGAAATGAAAGACCGTCTCACCAGAATGGAGGTCATTATGCAGAACATCGCAGTCCAGGTAGACAGGCTTGTTCGGCTTGCTGAGAGTAGGGGCGATCCCTCACCCCAACGTCTCAGCCCACCGTAGAGATCGACTCAAAGATTGGCAAAACAAGCATTACCAAAATGCCGATGATCGCGTTTCGTTTGCTGGTCGGTGGTCCGCCATACTCAGGCGATTTATCATTTCCAACCATGCAAACCCTTTCATTTCCGTGTTGCGCAGGATGCCATATATCATGTCGATGGAAATCCAGCCGATCACTTGTCCGCCATTTTTTGGACAGCATCGCGAAGCTGATCGCGACTAACCATGCAGTTGTCATACCGTGATAGTATGCGATCCTCGACCTAGCACGCCGATCTAGTGCCCAAGCCGAAATGCTCGGCATGTTTTCGGCAAGCGCCTGGGCTGACGATCTCGCCGCCAACACGTTTTCCGCACCAGATATCGGATTGAAACGAGGGGCATCAACAGCGATTTACGAAGACCTCTGTTTAAAGAAAGTTGCCGCATTGAAAACGGTCGCTACCGCTGTCTTAACAATTTTAAAGAGCGCCGGATTTCGCCTTAGAATGGCGGCCGCCCGGTCCGCCATTTTGACGACCTTCCTATTGCGCAACTTGGCAATCTCCTGCTCCAGTTGGAGAACGTGCAGTGTTGCGTTCCCATTCCGGGCAAGCCGCTGGAGTTGGAGAGCTTCGAACCGGGAAAGGCCCCCGGTTGTCTGATAAAGACGCATCTGCCCCGGCCATTCTGAGTAGGTTCTAGTCATCGAGTTTTTGCGAACGCGGTACAAACAAGTGACTGAGGGGATAACGACTATTTTTCCCCCGCGCGCAATCAGGTTCAGGTAGAATGCCCAGTCCTCGTATTTCGCTTTGCTTTCATACCCCCAACCTCCCATGGCACGAACTGTAGCAACCCTGTAGCCTGCGTTGGCGTGTCCGAGTTCATTGCGGGTCTGCGAGAACACGTAGCCGTCACCGTGGGGTCGATAGATGTGGCGTCCGCGAGGCCTATAGAGGTTGAATTCGCTCCCATCCTCAAATCCCTGGAGATAGGGGACAGCTGCCCCGGCGTCTGGATTGCGGGCAAACGCGAGCGCTATGCTCTTGACCCAATCGTTAAGGGGCACGTCGTCGGAATCTGCATTCAGAATGATATCGGTATTGCAATGGGAAACTGCCGTGTTGCGGGCCGCAGCCAGCCCTTGGTTTGCCTGATGATCGATGATCCGGAATGGCAAGGCAAGATGCAGATCTGCAAGACGCTTAAGAGTTGCAGCACTCTCTTCATCCGATGCATCATTGATGATCAGCACTTCGTCTGGGGAAAGCGCTTGGTGGTTTAGAGCGTGGAACAGATCGGCTATTTCACTGGGCTTCGTGTTATAGAAGGGGATCATCACCGTGCAGCTTGGCATGGTTAGTTTGAGTTGATCCGTCACGCCCCGGTAGGAAATCTTGGCGCTAGACCTGTTGTTTATGATGATGCACTGGATGAGAGATGAGCATAGGGTTTGCTTAAAGCTTGGCTGCCAACCTATGACTTCAAGGATTTTGGCCTGAAGTGCCTTGGGGGTTAGTTCAAATGTGCAGGAATTCCATTTTGGATCGTCGAACATTTCCGGGATGCCCCCAGCCCGGCCGGCAATCAGGATCCCGCCGGTAGCGACGACATCGTATACTGCGAGAGGAAAGTTATCCCCACGATAGGGCTCCACAAAGATACTATCGGCCGCATTGTCGCGGATAAAGGACACCAGCTTTTCGTGGTCGAAATTTGTATGGACATCAAGGTGAAAGTGATTGCGGATCGCGCTGCCTACGACGGATTCTTCGAATGCGCCCCGGCCGATCAACACCACCTCTTCGATGCCAGTCGCCTTTGCCTGTCGGCAGAACTTATCGTCGAAGGCATCGCAGAACAGGTCAAATCCCTTCATCGCATTGAATTTGCCGATGAAAACAAGTCTCTTAGCACCACTATAGTCCACCTTCGCGTGATTGATGGAATCGTAGCGGTAGGGAACGATGCGCGATTGCTTCTCGCTAACCGCGATACCGGATGTCTCATAGAGCGCTTTTAAAAACGCGGAAGGAAAGATCACGCCGTCGGCAAGTTCGACTGAAATCTTTTCTCGCACCGAATGCATATCAACGCCCGGTCCCCCCCAACCTTCGCATGCGTTCTCAAGGTAGTGCTGATTGCCGTGGCAATGTGCGACCAGTGTAAGTGATGATGGCAGCAACCCGGAAGTTTTTGCCTGGGCGATTCGAAATCCAATGCCGAGATAATCCTGATAGTGGATTTCGCGCAGGTGAGGGCAGTAAAACAGCAGCTGAAAGATGGCTGAAAGAAGCACTTCCGGTGTGTCCAACTCGTCAATAAGCGACATATCTTCGAGCAACCATGGTGTGGTGATATTCCGCGGTCGTACCGCGCCGGCGACAGGAAACGATGTCATCACGGCTGAGCCCGGGTGGCTTTTTTGCCAATTGGCAACGAAGGTACCGATGCCGCCACTCACAACCAGACCTGGGTATTCAGTGGTAAGCATAACCGTTGTCGGGCCCTCTTCGCCCGATAGGCCGAGCCGGGCTAGAACCGTCGAATATACCTTCGGCGCGAACGAGCACTCGACGAGGATCGTTGTCTTTCGGTTGTCGAAGGGATTGGCGCGAATTTTACCGGCGCGATTGAGGAAAAAACCAGCAGCCGCCATCGTCTCCGAGAGTTCTTTCAGCGTCCACTCGCGAATATGGGTGGGATTAGCTGGTACAGTATCTTTGGAGCCATAGCGCAGGTCGGATCGATCCGGGGTGGATATAAACGCCCGGTTCAACGGTGAAGTCTCCAACAACATGCGGATGAGCATGAGCGCAGGTCTTGGGTCAGGCAGGTGCTCTATAACGTCCGCACACAAGATGACAGTTGGAGCATCTGACTGCAGCGCGGCGGCAGTCATGAGCACTTCTTCCCAAGAAGAAAGATCGCATTCAATATGCTGTGCAGCGGGAAAGTTCTCCCGCGCTGCCCTTAGCGACGCAGCGAAGTCAATTGCTATAACCGTCGTCGCTTCGGATCCCGAAAAAAGGTCACGAAGTTTCAGTGCGCTGCCGCATCCAACATCTATAACCCTGACACAACCAGCTTTTTGTAAATATTCTTTGGCCTCATGATAGGTGTCGGGTTGCCATACAACCTCAATCGGCTCACCGTCGTCAAAAATCTCATTGTAGAGCTTGGCCCCATGTTCCACGCCAAAATTTCGCTGCACTGTGCAGGCGTATTGCTTGTTGAGGTCAAACTTTTGGAGACTGACCTCTTCGACAGTTGCCCGCTTGGGCATTTTAAACTTTAGCATGGGCACCTTCGGTAGCATGTTGATTTTGCCGTAATGTAAGCGCGATGCCCTCAAGCAACGGCGTCGTGGGTCGCCATGCCAATTCCCGCTTGGCCAATCCGACATCCAGTACGTTACGAGAAACATCGAACGGCCTCGTCGGTAAGAAATTTCGTTTTGCTGTAAGACCCGACACCGCCTCTACGGCCGCGATGATGTCGAGGATGCTACGACCGATCCCACTTCCCACATTGAACAGCCGGTGATCACCTTCGTATGACATGAGTTTCAAAAGAGCATCGATTGCGTCTGAGATGTAAAGATAGTCCCGTTCGTTCTGACCCGTTCCAAAAATGCTTATGGGTTGTCCAGCAGCGATCGCAGTTGCAACTGCAGCGATGAGCCCAACGCCTTTTTGGGGATCTTGGTGAGGACCGTATGGGTTTGAAAGGCGAGCAACACGGCAGTCCATTGCATGGTTTTGGTGAAAAATGTGTAGATAGTTTTCGATCAGGAGCTTGTGGGCACCGTATCCTGATATCGGTGAAGTTGTGCTTTCCTCATGAAGCACGTGTCCAACCGGCTCGCCGTAGACGGTGCCACCGGAGCTTACGAAAATGACTCGTTTAGCGTGGCTTTTTAGACATTGCTGCAAAAGCGATAGAGTGGGGAACACTGTTCGCTGAAGGTCGCCGGCGATATCAGCGTCGACCAATGATGGAGGCGTTCCTTGGACAAGATGAAATACGATATCCTGGCCATGAAGTGCGCCTTCCACATCTGCGGGGTTAGAAAAATCGCCTCGATAGAACTCTACCTTGTGGTTCAGATGCTCGGAAGGCGCTCTACCAAATGCCCTGACCCTGTACGAGAGATCAGCAAGTCTGTTGGACAGCGTAGCGCCGATAAAGCCCGTGCCGCCCAAGACTAGTATATTGCCGCCCAAAACAGTGCCCTCCGCCATGGCCGCTTACCTAGCGCAAGCTTCAACGTTGTCAATTGCTCTAGTTGCTAAGAGAAGTCGATACCTCTGGGCTGATCCAGTGGCCAGATACCAAGTGGCTGGCCTCTCTTCGGGCGGCCAGCTTCCCAGCGCCCCTTTGATCAAAACATGTTTGTCATCTCTGGAAACTTTCTGAACATTTTCTGCTATCGCACGTTGAACCTCTACCTCTAGTTCAACGGGTCCCATTATGACGCAAGATGAACGAAATGCCGCAATAAGAGTGCTGGAGATTGCCATAGTGGTCGGCTACCACGCAACGCGGCAGGGGCAAGCTATC includes:
- a CDS encoding glycosyltransferase, with the translated sequence MLKFKMPKRATVEEVSLQKFDLNKQYACTVQRNFGVEHGAKLYNEIFDDGEPIEVVWQPDTYHEAKEYLQKAGCVRVIDVGCGSALKLRDLFSGSEATTVIAIDFAASLRAARENFPAAQHIECDLSSWEEVLMTAAALQSDAPTVILCADVIEHLPDPRPALMLIRMLLETSPLNRAFISTPDRSDLRYGSKDTVPANPTHIREWTLKELSETMAAAGFFLNRAGKIRANPFDNRKTTILVECSFAPKVYSTVLARLGLSGEEGPTTVMLTTEYPGLVVSGGIGTFVANWQKSHPGSAVMTSFPVAGAVRPRNITTPWLLEDMSLIDELDTPEVLLSAIFQLLFYCPHLREIHYQDYLGIGFRIAQAKTSGLLPSSLTLVAHCHGNQHYLENACEGWGGPGVDMHSVREKISVELADGVIFPSAFLKALYETSGIAVSEKQSRIVPYRYDSINHAKVDYSGAKRLVFIGKFNAMKGFDLFCDAFDDKFCRQAKATGIEEVVLIGRGAFEESVVGSAIRNHFHLDVHTNFDHEKLVSFIRDNAADSIFVEPYRGDNFPLAVYDVVATGGILIAGRAGGIPEMFDDPKWNSCTFELTPKALQAKILEVIGWQPSFKQTLCSSLIQCIIINNRSSAKISYRGVTDQLKLTMPSCTVMIPFYNTKPSEIADLFHALNHQALSPDEVLIINDASDEESAATLKRLADLHLALPFRIIDHQANQGLAAARNTAVSHCNTDIILNADSDDVPLNDWVKSIALAFARNPDAGAAVPYLQGFEDGSEFNLYRPRGRHIYRPHGDGYVFSQTRNELGHANAGYRVATVRAMGGWGYESKAKYEDWAFYLNLIARGGKIVVIPSVTCLYRVRKNSMTRTYSEWPGQMRLYQTTGGLSRFEALQLQRLARNGNATLHVLQLEQEIAKLRNRKVVKMADRAAAILRRNPALFKIVKTAVATVFNAATFFKQRSS
- a CDS encoding NAD-dependent epimerase/dehydratase family protein, with protein sequence MAEGTVLGGNILVLGGTGFIGATLSNRLADLSYRVRAFGRAPSEHLNHKVEFYRGDFSNPADVEGALHGQDIVFHLVQGTPPSLVDADIAGDLQRTVFPTLSLLQQCLKSHAKRVIFVSSGGTVYGEPVGHVLHEESTTSPISGYGAHKLLIENYLHIFHQNHAMDCRVARLSNPYGPHQDPQKGVGLIAAVATAIAAGQPISIFGTGQNERDYLYISDAIDALLKLMSYEGDHRLFNVGSGIGRSILDIIAAVEAVSGLTAKRNFLPTRPFDVSRNVLDVGLAKRELAWRPTTPLLEGIALTLRQNQHATEGAHAKV